A portion of the Gigantopelta aegis isolate Gae_Host chromosome 10, Gae_host_genome, whole genome shotgun sequence genome contains these proteins:
- the LOC121383113 gene encoding copper homeostasis protein cutC homolog isoform X1 codes for MEVCIDSVESATSAENGGAKRLELCSNLLEGGTTPSIGMLLVIKRYVTIPVFVMIRPRGGDFCYSDTELQIMKEDIVSLKKAGADGFVFGVLSDDGSVNADTTSALLSVVRPLPATFHRAIDMTSDIHKSLQTIIDMGFERVLTTGGESSALEGAPVIKEMVEMAADRIVVMPGGGIHERNLDRILKITGAKEFHGSAHSSQPSKMKFRKQGVTMGSKLSPPEYDFKVTNPNRVSCLVALASNIWETD; via the exons ATGGAAGTTTGCATCGATTCAGTCGAATCGGCGACCTCTGCCGAAAACGGAG gtgcCAAAAGACTCGAGTTGTGTAGCAACCTTTTGGAAGGAGGAACAACTCCAAGTATTG GTATGTTGTTGGTCATCAAGCGGTATGTGACAATCCCGGTGTTTGTGATGATCCGACCTCGCGGGGGTGACTTCTGCTACAGTGACACAGAGTTACAGATAATGAAAGAAGACATTGTTTCCCTGAAAAAAGCAGGAGCTGATGGCTTTGTATTTGGTGTCTTGAGTGA TGATGGATCAGTAAATGCAGATACAACATCGGCCCTGTTAA GTGTGGTCCGTCCACTTCCAGCTACCTTTCACAGGG CAATAGATATGACCAGCGATATTCATAAATcactacaaacaataatagaCATGGGCTTTGAACGAGTCTTGACCACTGGAGGAGAGTCATCTGCCCTTGAAGGAGCACCTGTCATAAAGGAGATGGTGGAAATG GCTGCTGACAGAATTGTTGTTATGCCAG gtGGAGGTATTCATGAACGAAATTTGGACCGCATTCTCAAAATTACTGGAGCTAAGGAATTCCATGGTTCAGCCCATAGTAGCCAGCCTTCCAAGATGAAGTTTAGAAAGCAAGGAGTTACAATGGGATCAAAACTCAGTCCCCCAGAATATGACTTCAAAGTAACAAATCCAAACAGAGTTAGCTGCCTTGTAGCACTAGCTTCCAACATCTGGGAAACTGACTAA
- the LOC121383113 gene encoding copper homeostasis protein cutC homolog isoform X3: MLLVIKRYVTIPVFVMIRPRGGDFCYSDTELQIMKEDIVSLKKAGADGFVFGVLSDDGSVNADTTSALLSVVRPLPATFHRAIDMTSDIHKSLQTIIDMGFERVLTTGGESSALEGAPVIKEMVEMAADRIVVMPGGGIHERNLDRILKITGAKEFHGSAHSSQPSKMKFRKQGVTMGSKLSPPEYDFKVTNPNRVSCLVALASNIWETD; the protein is encoded by the exons ATGTTGTTGGTCATCAAGCGGTATGTGACAATCCCGGTGTTTGTGATGATCCGACCTCGCGGGGGTGACTTCTGCTACAGTGACACAGAGTTACAGATAATGAAAGAAGACATTGTTTCCCTGAAAAAAGCAGGAGCTGATGGCTTTGTATTTGGTGTCTTGAGTGA TGATGGATCAGTAAATGCAGATACAACATCGGCCCTGTTAA GTGTGGTCCGTCCACTTCCAGCTACCTTTCACAGGG CAATAGATATGACCAGCGATATTCATAAATcactacaaacaataatagaCATGGGCTTTGAACGAGTCTTGACCACTGGAGGAGAGTCATCTGCCCTTGAAGGAGCACCTGTCATAAAGGAGATGGTGGAAATG GCTGCTGACAGAATTGTTGTTATGCCAG gtGGAGGTATTCATGAACGAAATTTGGACCGCATTCTCAAAATTACTGGAGCTAAGGAATTCCATGGTTCAGCCCATAGTAGCCAGCCTTCCAAGATGAAGTTTAGAAAGCAAGGAGTTACAATGGGATCAAAACTCAGTCCCCCAGAATATGACTTCAAAGTAACAAATCCAAACAGAGTTAGCTGCCTTGTAGCACTAGCTTCCAACATCTGGGAAACTGACTAA
- the LOC121383113 gene encoding copper homeostasis protein cutC homolog isoform X2 — protein MDINTGQLATNARAKRLELCSNLLEGGTTPSIGMLLVIKRYVTIPVFVMIRPRGGDFCYSDTELQIMKEDIVSLKKAGADGFVFGVLSDDGSVNADTTSALLSVVRPLPATFHRAIDMTSDIHKSLQTIIDMGFERVLTTGGESSALEGAPVIKEMVEMAADRIVVMPGGGIHERNLDRILKITGAKEFHGSAHSSQPSKMKFRKQGVTMGSKLSPPEYDFKVTNPNRVSCLVALASNIWETD, from the exons atggacataaatactggacagctggccacaaatgccc gtgcCAAAAGACTCGAGTTGTGTAGCAACCTTTTGGAAGGAGGAACAACTCCAAGTATTG GTATGTTGTTGGTCATCAAGCGGTATGTGACAATCCCGGTGTTTGTGATGATCCGACCTCGCGGGGGTGACTTCTGCTACAGTGACACAGAGTTACAGATAATGAAAGAAGACATTGTTTCCCTGAAAAAAGCAGGAGCTGATGGCTTTGTATTTGGTGTCTTGAGTGA TGATGGATCAGTAAATGCAGATACAACATCGGCCCTGTTAA GTGTGGTCCGTCCACTTCCAGCTACCTTTCACAGGG CAATAGATATGACCAGCGATATTCATAAATcactacaaacaataatagaCATGGGCTTTGAACGAGTCTTGACCACTGGAGGAGAGTCATCTGCCCTTGAAGGAGCACCTGTCATAAAGGAGATGGTGGAAATG GCTGCTGACAGAATTGTTGTTATGCCAG gtGGAGGTATTCATGAACGAAATTTGGACCGCATTCTCAAAATTACTGGAGCTAAGGAATTCCATGGTTCAGCCCATAGTAGCCAGCCTTCCAAGATGAAGTTTAGAAAGCAAGGAGTTACAATGGGATCAAAACTCAGTCCCCCAGAATATGACTTCAAAGTAACAAATCCAAACAGAGTTAGCTGCCTTGTAGCACTAGCTTCCAACATCTGGGAAACTGACTAA